The following coding sequences are from one Formosa haliotis window:
- a CDS encoding extracellular solute-binding protein yields the protein MSEKHIKLKGITWDHSRGFTSAVATAQRFHELNPNIEITWEKRSLQAFADEPIDALAKRYDLLIIDHPWAGFAARTGVIIPLNEHLPKSFLDDQAANSVGKSHESYCFDGYQSALAIDAATPVAASRPDLLNKLGKTLPKTWADLIALAKDGLVAIPGIPQDTLMSFYMICCTLGEDVALTKDYFVSEDIGLKALDILRDLGQYLDASCYDMNPIKVYEAMTRSDKFAYSPFAYGYTNYSKRGYANHILKFHDTVTLEGQHLITTLGGTGLAISSNSKHKETALAYAEYVASPKTQKTVFFDYGGQPGHREAWLDTTNNFNALDYFKDTLPTLDRAFLRPRYHGHMYFQDNAGAPIREFMKNGGHAKILLDSLNNLYLESLKKTT from the coding sequence ATGTCAGAAAAACATATAAAATTAAAAGGAATAACCTGGGACCACAGTCGTGGTTTCACATCGGCCGTTGCTACAGCACAACGTTTCCATGAGTTAAATCCGAATATAGAAATCACCTGGGAAAAACGTTCGTTACAAGCTTTTGCAGACGAACCGATTGATGCCCTAGCAAAACGTTATGATTTACTAATTATAGATCATCCATGGGCAGGTTTTGCAGCCCGAACAGGGGTTATCATTCCGTTAAATGAACATTTACCGAAATCATTTTTAGACGATCAGGCTGCGAATTCGGTTGGGAAATCACACGAAAGTTATTGTTTTGATGGCTACCAAAGTGCTTTAGCCATCGATGCAGCAACGCCCGTGGCAGCAAGCAGACCAGATTTATTAAACAAACTCGGAAAAACGCTACCAAAAACTTGGGCCGATTTAATCGCCTTAGCAAAGGACGGTTTGGTTGCTATTCCTGGGATTCCGCAGGATACGCTAATGAGTTTTTATATGATTTGTTGCACGCTTGGAGAAGATGTAGCCCTAACAAAAGACTATTTTGTTTCGGAAGACATCGGGCTAAAAGCCTTAGATATTTTAAGAGATTTAGGTCAGTATCTGGATGCTTCTTGCTACGACATGAACCCCATTAAGGTTTACGAAGCCATGACACGCAGCGATAAATTTGCCTACTCCCCTTTTGCTTACGGCTACACCAACTACTCAAAACGCGGTTATGCCAATCATATTTTAAAATTCCATGATACCGTTACTCTAGAAGGTCAGCATTTAATTACCACTTTAGGTGGAACAGGTTTAGCTATTTCATCAAATTCAAAACATAAAGAAACCGCTTTGGCTTACGCCGAATATGTAGCGTCGCCTAAAACCCAAAAAACCGTGTTCTTTGATTATGGCGGGCAACCAGGACACCGAGAAGCTTGGTTAGATACCACGAATAATTTCAATGCTTTAGATTATTTTAAAGACACGCTACCCACTTTAGATAGAGCTTTTTTAAGACCACGTTACCACGGACACATGTATTTTCAGGATAACGCAGGGGCTCCAATTCGTGAGTTTATGAAAAACGGCGGCCATGCCAAAATCCTTTTAGACAGCTTGAATAATTTGTATCTTGAATCTTTAAAGAAAACAACCTAA
- a CDS encoding CaiB/BaiF CoA transferase family protein gives MLPLEGITVLEFAQFMAGPSAGLKMADLGARVIKIERPGSGEAGRQIALKNIFIDESSMVFHTANRNKQSYAANLKDPDDLEKVKKLIAQADVMTHNFRPGVMEKIGLDYETVAAINPKMVYGVVSGYGPVGPWATKPGQDLLIQSLSGFVNLSGNEADEPTATGLATSDIFTGVHLVQGILAALIARNRTGKGSKVEVSLLESTLDIQFELLTTFLNDGETLPKRAKKGNAHVYLEAPYGIYQTKDGYISIALTPLDALAKAMDLQLPDAFQNPKIWYEKRDDIMAFLQEHLIKETSAHWLSIFEALDFRVSEVFDYKTLLNHEGYKILQMDQEVETSDGISMKTTRCPIRIDGNRIFNKKSAPKVGEDNALIDKEFNLS, from the coding sequence ATGTTACCATTAGAAGGCATTACCGTATTAGAGTTTGCGCAATTCATGGCAGGGCCATCGGCTGGATTAAAAATGGCCGATTTAGGTGCTCGTGTGATTAAAATTGAACGCCCAGGTTCTGGTGAAGCGGGCCGACAAATTGCGCTTAAAAATATTTTTATTGATGAAAGCTCTATGGTGTTTCATACGGCCAATCGAAATAAACAATCGTATGCAGCCAATTTAAAAGACCCAGACGATTTAGAAAAGGTTAAAAAACTCATTGCGCAGGCCGATGTAATGACCCATAATTTCCGACCAGGCGTTATGGAAAAAATTGGTTTAGATTATGAAACTGTAGCTGCCATAAATCCTAAAATGGTGTACGGTGTGGTTTCTGGATATGGTCCCGTTGGGCCTTGGGCTACCAAACCTGGCCAAGATTTACTTATTCAGTCCTTGTCGGGATTTGTTAATTTATCAGGAAACGAAGCCGATGAACCCACAGCTACCGGGCTAGCCACTTCTGATATTTTTACAGGGGTACATTTAGTTCAAGGTATTTTGGCTGCACTTATTGCTAGAAACCGCACTGGTAAGGGATCAAAAGTTGAAGTCAGTTTATTGGAGTCGACTTTAGACATCCAATTTGAATTGTTAACTACTTTCCTGAATGATGGCGAAACGCTACCAAAAAGAGCAAAAAAAGGTAATGCCCATGTGTATTTAGAGGCGCCTTATGGCATTTATCAAACCAAAGATGGCTACATAAGTATTGCGTTAACACCTTTAGATGCTTTGGCAAAAGCGATGGATTTGCAACTTCCTGATGCTTTTCAAAATCCGAAAATATGGTATGAAAAACGTGATGACATCATGGCCTTTTTACAAGAACATCTCATTAAAGAAACCTCAGCACATTGGTTATCTATTTTTGAAGCTTTAGACTTTAGAGTTTCAGAAGTATTTGATTATAAAACATTATTAAATCATGAAGGCTACAAAATCCTTCAAATGGATCAAGAGGTTGAAACTTCCGATGGTATTTCAATGAAAACCACACGCTGCCCCATCCGAATAGACGGCAACCGCATTTTCAATAAAAAATCGGCACCAAAAGTGGGTGAAGATAATGCCTTAATAGATAAAGAATTTAATCTAAGTTAA
- a CDS encoding CaiB/BaiF CoA transferase family protein, whose translation MKKPLEGILVVDFSQYLSGPSASLRLADLGARVIKIEKPETGDLGRGLYFSNVVMNGASSMFHAINRNKQSYAANMKAEDEREKVYQLIRKADVLIHNFRPGVVDKLGIDFETIKSINPKIVYAELSGYGKEGVWKDKPGLDLLLQSLSGLTQLNGNDGAGPIPIGLAVVDILSGAHLAQGILACLYRKETTGEGGRVEVSMLESALEYQFESITCYFRDGGQPTIRPKSNSAHAYLGAPYGVYATKNGAIALAMGSIPFIGGLIGCEALSKYETPESWFNQRDEIKDILAKHLATKDTKAWLAVLEPADIWCAEIMNWKTLMDQDAFKILEMIQDVNMADGYSYKTTRCPIQINGTWLTSEIGSPVLGEHNEKINNELAS comes from the coding sequence ATGAAAAAACCATTAGAAGGCATTTTAGTTGTAGACTTTAGTCAGTATTTATCTGGCCCTTCAGCGAGTTTAAGATTGGCTGATTTAGGTGCTAGAGTCATTAAAATTGAAAAACCCGAAACGGGAGATTTAGGTCGTGGTTTGTATTTTTCAAATGTGGTGATGAACGGCGCTTCATCCATGTTTCATGCCATCAACAGAAATAAACAAAGTTATGCGGCTAATATGAAAGCAGAAGACGAACGTGAAAAAGTCTATCAATTAATCCGCAAGGCCGATGTTTTAATTCATAATTTCAGACCAGGCGTTGTAGATAAACTAGGCATTGACTTTGAAACCATAAAATCTATAAATCCTAAAATCGTTTATGCTGAATTATCAGGTTATGGCAAAGAAGGCGTTTGGAAAGACAAACCAGGATTGGACTTATTATTGCAATCCCTTTCAGGTTTAACACAACTAAACGGAAACGATGGCGCAGGCCCTATCCCTATTGGATTGGCCGTAGTTGATATTTTATCTGGCGCCCATTTAGCACAAGGTATTTTAGCTTGTTTGTACAGAAAAGAAACCACGGGTGAAGGCGGTCGCGTGGAAGTAAGCATGCTGGAATCGGCCTTAGAATACCAGTTTGAATCCATTACCTGTTACTTTAGAGACGGCGGGCAACCAACCATCCGACCAAAAAGCAATTCGGCACATGCCTATTTAGGCGCACCTTACGGAGTTTACGCGACTAAAAATGGCGCTATTGCTTTGGCCATGGGATCTATTCCTTTTATTGGCGGTTTAATAGGCTGTGAAGCTTTATCAAAATATGAAACGCCCGAAAGTTGGTTTAATCAAAGGGATGAAATTAAAGACATCCTTGCCAAACACCTAGCTACAAAAGACACGAAAGCGTGGTTAGCAGTTTTAGAACCGGCCGATATTTGGTGTGCGGAAATCATGAATTGGAAAACACTCATGGATCAAGACGCCTTTAAAATTTTAGAGATGATCCAGGATGTTAACATGGCCGACGGCTACAGTTATAAAACGACACGTTGCCCGATTCAAATTAATGGTACCTGGTTAACCTCAGAAATTGGCAGCCCCGTTTTAGGCGAACACAATGAGAAAATCAATAATGAACTAGCATCGTAA
- a CDS encoding enoyl-CoA hydratase/isomerase family protein, whose protein sequence is MSDLSTNLLIKKEAGVATISLNRPKANSYYKDFLDLISQAVKEASADDAIKVILINSTSEKFFCAGADIKIFSSNTTEQNAEMVRAAREVSEAITSSSKIVIAAVSGHVLGGGLEMIMACDIRLASEGNYLIGLPEVKLGLMPGNGGTPRLIDLIGASRAMELLVTGNIISPQKAYDYGLFNQLYPADAFELSVTNYVKDLAQGAGQAMAAIKHYVQKHKGMNLQESLDYETTSVNTLYDTHDAKEGFLAFVEKRTPKFN, encoded by the coding sequence ATGAGTGATTTATCAACCAACTTACTAATCAAAAAAGAAGCAGGCGTGGCTACCATTAGCTTAAACAGGCCTAAAGCGAATAGTTACTACAAAGACTTTTTAGATTTAATTAGTCAAGCTGTAAAGGAAGCTAGCGCAGACGATGCTATCAAAGTTATTTTAATCAATAGCACTTCCGAAAAGTTTTTCTGTGCTGGAGCTGATATTAAAATCTTCAGTAGCAATACCACCGAACAAAATGCCGAGATGGTTAGAGCCGCACGCGAAGTTTCCGAAGCCATTACCTCAAGCAGTAAAATTGTTATTGCAGCAGTTAGCGGTCATGTTTTAGGCGGCGGATTAGAAATGATTATGGCTTGCGACATCCGTCTTGCTTCCGAAGGCAACTATTTGATTGGCTTACCCGAAGTGAAATTAGGCTTAATGCCTGGAAACGGCGGCACACCAAGACTAATCGATTTAATTGGAGCAAGCAGAGCCATGGAATTGTTGGTAACCGGAAATATCATATCACCACAAAAAGCTTATGATTATGGCCTATTTAATCAATTATACCCTGCGGATGCTTTTGAATTAAGCGTAACAAATTATGTGAAAGATTTAGCGCAAGGCGCAGGACAAGCCATGGCGGCCATCAAACATTATGTGCAAAAACATAAAGGCATGAACTTACAAGAATCGTTAGATTACGAAACCACATCGGTTAACACCTTGTACGATACGCATGATGCTAAAGAAGGTTTTTTAGCCTTTGTAGAAAAGCGTACACCAAAATTTAATTAA
- a CDS encoding aldehyde dehydrogenase family protein, with product MAKEIKHYPCFINGEWLDSSKRALIEVENPANNDVFATVTACTKEDVQYALETSEKAQFGWQLTPAQTRANYIYAICDRLKAEREHFAKLLVMEQGKTYTEALGEVDDTIRYMTYSAEAGRRIQGAIFPTENANERLEIHKVPYGVTVALCAFNYPLALIGRKLGPALVTGNTIILKPHELTPVTASEFCRLVEDAGLPKGVVNMVATQNAQTASLLVESPITKLISLTGSTNAGRAMYRAAADNITGLILELGGKAPFIVLDDADIDKAVEAAAISRYANCGQVCICNEMVMVDEKTADEFTEKLIKRVAQIKTGNPFDASVNMGPNVSSQGLARVQDLVNQDIANGAELVMGGGRPDGTEFEKGNWFAPTILTNVKNGYATTKHELFAPVLPIIKVNGFDEAMAYSNAREEGLSAYLFTNNYKIHQKAIDQLQVGTIFINKQIVGYIQGYHSGHKTSGIGGEDGIYGIEHHLQKRTVYLEY from the coding sequence ATGGCAAAAGAAATTAAACATTACCCCTGTTTCATCAATGGTGAGTGGTTAGATTCCTCAAAAAGAGCACTTATTGAAGTAGAAAACCCTGCTAACAATGACGTTTTTGCAACGGTTACCGCATGTACCAAAGAAGATGTACAATATGCCTTAGAAACTTCAGAAAAAGCGCAATTTGGATGGCAATTAACACCTGCTCAAACTAGAGCCAATTACATTTATGCTATTTGCGATCGTTTGAAAGCGGAACGGGAACATTTCGCCAAATTATTAGTTATGGAGCAAGGAAAAACCTATACTGAAGCGCTTGGTGAAGTTGATGACACGATTCGCTATATGACCTATTCCGCGGAAGCAGGACGACGCATTCAAGGGGCCATTTTCCCAACTGAAAATGCCAATGAGCGTTTGGAAATCCATAAAGTTCCCTACGGCGTTACCGTGGCATTGTGTGCCTTTAATTATCCTTTAGCTTTAATCGGACGAAAATTAGGTCCGGCTTTGGTTACAGGAAACACCATTATTTTAAAACCACATGAATTAACACCTGTTACCGCTTCAGAATTTTGCCGATTGGTAGAAGACGCAGGCCTTCCTAAAGGCGTTGTTAATATGGTAGCGACACAAAATGCACAAACCGCTTCTTTATTAGTTGAAAGTCCGATTACCAAATTAATCAGTTTAACCGGAAGCACCAATGCGGGACGCGCTATGTATCGCGCTGCTGCGGATAACATTACAGGTTTAATCTTAGAATTAGGTGGTAAAGCACCATTTATTGTTTTAGATGATGCGGATATCGATAAGGCTGTTGAAGCTGCTGCCATTTCTAGATATGCCAACTGCGGACAAGTATGTATTTGCAATGAAATGGTGATGGTCGACGAAAAAACAGCTGATGAATTTACCGAAAAACTCATTAAACGTGTGGCACAGATTAAAACCGGTAATCCTTTTGATGCTTCGGTAAATATGGGTCCCAATGTAAGTTCGCAAGGTTTAGCACGCGTGCAAGATTTAGTAAATCAAGATATTGCCAATGGCGCCGAACTGGTTATGGGAGGCGGCCGACCAGATGGTACTGAATTTGAAAAAGGCAACTGGTTTGCTCCAACCATTCTTACCAACGTTAAAAACGGCTATGCCACAACAAAACACGAATTATTCGCGCCTGTTTTACCCATCATTAAAGTAAATGGTTTTGATGAAGCTATGGCCTATTCGAATGCCAGAGAAGAAGGTTTATCGGCATACTTATTTACCAATAATTATAAGATTCATCAAAAAGCCATTGATCAATTACAGGTGGGAACAATTTTCATCAATAAACAAATTGTTGGCTATATTCAAGGCTATCATTCGGGACATAAAACCTCGGGAATTGGTGGCGAAGATGGTATTTATGGCATAGAACATCATTTACAAAAACGTACGGTTTATTTGGAGTATTAG